A genomic window from Triticum urartu cultivar G1812 chromosome 7, Tu2.1, whole genome shotgun sequence includes:
- the LOC125522716 gene encoding histone H3.3-like, which yields MARTKQTARKSTGGKAPRKQLATKAARKSAPTTGGVKKPHRYSLGTVALREIRKYQKSTELLIRKLPFQRLVREIAQDFKTDLRF from the exons ATGGCTCGTACTAAGCAGACTGCTCGTAAGTCCACTGGAGGAAAGGCTCCTAGGAAGCAGCTAGCCACCAAG GCTGCCCGTAAGTCTGCTCCCACAACTGGAGGAGTGAAGAAGCCTCACCGTTACAGCCTTGGAACTGTTGCTCTTCG TGAGATCCGCAAGTACCAGAAGAGCACGGAGCTGCTCATCAGGAAGCTTCCATTCCAGAGGCTTGTTAGGGAGATTGCCCAGGACTTCAAG ACTGACCTCCGCTTCTAG